The nucleotide sequence ACTTCACCTTCGACGTCTCGCGCTTCCGCGCGGCTGTCGTCCACAAGGCGGACCTGGTCATCGCGGAGCGGTCGGCGGCGGACTGCGCGACGGCCCAGCCGGTCGAGCTGTGGCGCACCGATCCGATCAAGGCGACCACGAGCTGGGACTCGGCGCCGCGCCGGCGTGAGCTGCTCGGCACCGTCCAGGCCGGCGGGGAGGCCGCCTGCCCGGGCTATCTGGTGTGGGACATCATGCCCGCCCTGCAGAAGCTGGCGAACCAGAACAGCGACACGCTGACCGTCGAGATCCGGGTGCCGCAGGGCTACGAGGGCAAGCTCTCCCACGGCCGGAAGCTCCGCCCGTTCCCGGTCATCCACACCGAGGCGAACCACGCGCCGACGGTGGGGCAGATCGGTCTGGAGTTCCCCTCCTGGGCCTGCGGGACCGCGGAGAAGCCGCAGCCCGTGGGGCCGCGCTACTACAGCCTGATGGTCAAGGGCGCGGACGCGGACGCCTACGACTCCGAATACAACGGGCAGTTCGCCGCCTGGCCGGTCGGCCACGAGGACCAGCGCGCCGAGCAGTTCGGGTCGAGCTACGGGGGCGCGTTCTCGAAGGTCGAATGGGACATGTCGCAGTACCCGGACGGCACCGTGGTGGCCTGGACCGCCCGCGCCTACGACGGTCACGACTTCTCCGAGTGGGCCAAACCGTGCTACGTGAAGGTGGACGCGCAGCGTCCGGCCACCCCCGTGATCACCTCGACGAAGTATCCGAACGATGGTGAGGCGCACGGTGGTTCCGGAGTTCCGGGGACGTTCACGTTCAAGGCGAACGGGTCGGCCGACGTGGTCGGCTACTACTGGGGGCGCTACGGCGAGACGTACAACTACATCCCCGCGCCCACACCCGGTGCGGACGTCACCCTCGAATACACCCCGACCTCGTTCTTCGAGTCGCTGAGCGTGCGCAGTGTGGACAGCGCCTCGAACTCCTCGGAGACGGCGCAGTACGAGTTCTTCGTGAGGTCCACGGCACCGCAGGTGCGGGTGACGGTGGGCGGTGTCGGACTGCCCAGCAAGCTGGCCATCTCCACCAACGTCGAGGGGGTCACCGAGTTCGGCTACCGGATCGGTGACGGCGACGAGACCCGGGTCCCGGCCGACGCCGACGGCACGACCGAGGTGCCGGTGGTGTTCACCCAGGCGGGCACCATCAAGGTCCAGGTACGCAGCTACGTCGGGAGCGAGTTCGTCGGCGGGTACACCGAGAATGTGTCGGTCCGCGACACCCCGACCGTGGAGTCGGCCGACTTCGACTTCCCGGACCACGACGGGGTGGTGGACCGTCCCGGCAGCTTCACCTTCCGGCCCGGCCGGACCGGTGTGGTGGCGTACGAGTACACGTTCGGCAACGACGAGTTCCGGCGCCTCGACGCGGCGGCGGACGGCACGGCGGTCCTGCGCTGGACGCCGACCGAGCCCGGCTGGATCACGCTGCACGTGCGCAGCGTCAGCGCCGACGACACCGTCTCCGAGGTCGCGGAGTACCAGTTCAACGTCATCGACACCAAGCCCAACGTCTCCTCCAGCACCTACTACGAGTACGGCGCCTGGGGCGGCGTGGGCATCGCCGGTGAGTTCAACTTCGACACCGCGATGCCGGACGTGGACGTCTACCTCTACCGCCTCAACGACGGGCCCGAGCAGACCGTGGACCCGGAGTACAGCTGGGCCCGGGTGACGCTCGCCCCCGACCACTCCGGCAGCAACACGCTGACGGTGCGTACCCGATTCCTGGACGGGACCTTCTCGCCGACTCGGACCTACACCTTCGAGGTCAGCGACGCGCCGGTGGTGACGTCCAGCGACTACCCCGAGAACGGCGAGGGCGGCCAGCCCGGCCAGGCCGGCCGGTTCACCTTCAGCCCGGGCCGCCCCGACGTGACGGAGTACCGCTACACGCTGGAGTACAGCGGCGAGGAGCAGGTCGTCGCCGCCGGCGCGGACGGCAAGGCCACGGTCGAGATCACCCCGACGCACTCCGGGTACACCCTGTTGACGGTCACCAGCCGGGCGGCCGACGGCACGGTCAGCCCCGAGCGCCGGTACTACTTCCGGGTCCGCGACCCCCGGGTGAACGTGAGCAGCGCGTACGACGAGTACAGCCCGCGTGGCGGCATCGGCGCGGTCGGCCGGTTCGGCGTCTACACCGAGATCGGCGAGGTGACCACCTTCGAGTACCAGCTCAACGGCGGTGCCTGGCTGAGCGTGCCGAAGACGCCCGACGCGCTGGTCACCGAGATCTCGGTGACCATGGACCGCAACGGCGCGAACGTCTTCTCGGTGCGGGGCCGCACCGAGGCGGGCGAGTACACGCCGCAGACCGACTACCCGTTCCTGGTCGGCACGGCGCCGCAGGTCACGTCGAGCACCTACCCGGCCGGCCAGTGGGCCGGTGGCGTGGGCGTACCGGGTGACTTCACCTTCACGCAGGGCAGCCCGGGCGTGGTGGAGTTCGAGTACACCGTCGACGACGGGCAGCCGGCGACGGTGGCGGCGAACGCCGCCGGGGTTGCCACGGTGACCTACACGCCGACCTCGGTCAGCTCGCACACCATGACGGTGCGCGGCCGGACCGCCGACGGGGTGTGGACCGACACGACCAGCTACTACTTCCTGGTCGACTTCTCCTGACCCGGCCTGGACACGGTGGGCCGTCCCGTTCGGGGCGGCCCACCGTGCTGCGCGGGGCAGCTCAGTCGATGGTCGGCAGCTTCGGGCCGAGGACGTCGTCGGCGTCCACGATGGTGTACGCGTACCCCTGTTCGGCGAGGAACCGCTGGCGGTGGGCCGCGTACTCGGTGTCGATCGTGTCCCGGGAGACGACGGTGTAGAAGTGCGCCTGCCGCCCGTCGGACTTGGGCCGCAGCACCCGCCCCAGCCGCTGCGCCTCCTCCTGCCGGGACCCGAAGGTCCCCGACACCTGGATGGCCACCGCGGCCTCCGGCAGGTCGATCGAGAAGTTCCCGACCTTGGAGATGACCAGCGTCTTCACCTCACCGGACCGGAACGCGTCGAACAGCCGCTCCCGCTCCTTGTTGGTCGTCGACCCCTGCACGATCGGCGCGTCCAGGTACTCCCCGAGCTGGTGCAGCTGGTCGATGTACCCGCCGATCACGAGCACCTGCTCGTCGGGGTGCCGCTCGACCAGCGCCCGCACCACCGGCAGCTTCGTCCGGGCGGTGGCCGCCATCCGGTAGCGCTCCTCGGCCTCCGCCGTCGCGTACGACATCCGCTCCGCGTCGGTCAGCGTCACCCGTACCTCGGTGCACTCGGCCGGGGCGATCCAGCCCTGCTGCTCGATGTCCTTCCACGGCGCGTCGTACCGCTTCGGGCCGATCAGGCTGAACACGTCGCCCTCGCGGCCGTCCTCGCGTACCAGAGTCGCCGTGAGGCCGAGCCGGCGGCGGGCCTGCAGGTCCGCGGTGAAGCGGAAGATCGGCGCGGGCAGGAGGTGCACCTCGTCGTAGACGACCAGGCCCCAGTCGCGGGCGCCGAACAGGTCGAGGTGGGTGAACACGCCCTTCTTGCGGGAGGTGAGCACCTGGTACGTGGCGATGGTGACCGGGCGGATCTCCTTGCGCTCACCCGAGTACTCGCCGATCTCGTCCTCGGTGAGCGACGTGCGGGCGATCAGCTCGCGCTTCCACTGCCGGCCGGCCACCGTGTTGGTGACCAGGATCAGCGTGGTGGCCTTGGCCTCGGCCATGGCCGCCGCCCCGACGAGGGTCTTGCCGGCGCCGCAGGGGAGCACCACCACGCCGGAGCCGCCCGCCCAGAACGCCTCGACGGCCTCCCGCTGGTACGACCGCAGCGTCCACGGCTTGCCGCCGTCCTTGCCGGCCTCGGCCAGCTCGATGGGGTGCGCCTCGCCGTCGACGTAGCCGGCCAGGTCCTCGGCGGGCCAGCCGAGCTTCAGCAGCGCCTGCTTGAGGCGGCCGCGCTCGGAGGGGTGCACCTGGATGGTGTCGTCGTCGAGTTTCGCGCCGAGCATCCCGGCGAGCTTCTTGCTCTTGGCGACCTCGACCAGCACCACCCGGTCCAGCGCGCGGAGCACCAGGCCGTGCGCCGGGTCGTTGGCGAGCTGGAGCCGGCCGTACCGGTCCATCGTCTCGGCCACGTCGACCAGCAGCGCGTGCGGCACCGGGTAGCGGGAGTACTTGATCAGCGTGTCCACCACGCCCTCGGCATCGTGGCCGGCGGCTCGGGCGTTCCACAGGCCCAGCGGGGTGAGCCGGTAGGTGTGCACGTGCTCGGGGGAACGCTCCAGCTCGGCGAAGGGCGCGATGGCCATCCGGCACGCCTGGGCGTCGGGGTGGTCGATCTCCAGCAGCAGGGTCTTGTCCGACTGCACGATCAGTGGTCCACCGCTCACGCCAGCGTCCTCTCCTTGACCGGAAATTCTCGCCCGCACGGCGGCTGACCTGCCGAAGGCGGACCATCCAGTGTTGCACGCCGACAGGTGTCCGGAAAAAGTCTCGCTGGACCTGCAACGTCACACTGCTCCCGTACGTCTAGCAAGCGGGACAACTGTCCAGGGGAGGGCCCATGAAGCGTGTCCGGTTCGCCGTCCGGGCCGTCTGCCTGGCAGCGGTCGTGCTGGTCGGCGTCGGTGCGTGCGCGCGCGATCCGCAGGCCGGCGGAACCGGGGCCGCCGCCCCGGCGCCCGTCGGCGTGACGGAGGAGGCATCGGGGGCGAGCGCGCCGCCCACGCCGGAGCAGCCGGCCGCGTCCCCGTCGGCGACGCCGAGCCGGACGACCACGCCGAAACCCAGCCGCACCACACCGAAGCCGGCCACGCCGAAGCCGTCGAAGCCCGCCGGGTGCCCGGAGGGGGAGCAGCAGAAGGCCGTGGAGACGTATTTGAGCCGGCTGGGCGGTTTCGGGACGCTGAGCGTGGACGGAAAGCAGTCGGCCGCCGACTGCGCCGCGATCAAGAAGTTCCAGATCCGGTACGGGATCAGCCCGGCCACGGGTCGCGCCGGCCCCACCACGTACGACGTGGCGAAGCGGTTGGCGAACACCGACACGGGGCGCTGCAACGCGGGCTCCCGCACCACCTTCTGCGTCGACCTGACCCACCAGACGGTCTGGGCCATGCGCGGCGGGAAGGTGGTCATGGGCCCGACGGTGACCCGCACCGGCATGGCCGGCTACGCCACCCCGACCGGCACCTACTCCGTCGGCGGGAAGAACATGCGCGAGTGGTCCAACCCGTACGAGGTGTGGCTGCCCTACTGGCAGCGGTTCAACGGCGGGATCGGCTTCCACGAGACGACGACCTACCTGCACAACGGCTCGATCGGCTCGCACGGCTGCGTGAACCTGCTGCACCGCGACGCCGTACGCCTCTGGGAGCTGGGCTCGGTCGGCACCCGGGTGGTCGTCTTCGGCCACCGCCCGGGCACCTGATACCCGACCGCCCGTGACACGCGCGCCCGGATCAGGGTTTTATCCCCTGTCCGGGTGACCCCCTCCGG is from Micromonospora terminaliae and encodes:
- a CDS encoding DNA repair helicase XPB; this encodes MSGGPLIVQSDKTLLLEIDHPDAQACRMAIAPFAELERSPEHVHTYRLTPLGLWNARAAGHDAEGVVDTLIKYSRYPVPHALLVDVAETMDRYGRLQLANDPAHGLVLRALDRVVLVEVAKSKKLAGMLGAKLDDDTIQVHPSERGRLKQALLKLGWPAEDLAGYVDGEAHPIELAEAGKDGGKPWTLRSYQREAVEAFWAGGSGVVVLPCGAGKTLVGAAAMAEAKATTLILVTNTVAGRQWKRELIARTSLTEDEIGEYSGERKEIRPVTIATYQVLTSRKKGVFTHLDLFGARDWGLVVYDEVHLLPAPIFRFTADLQARRRLGLTATLVREDGREGDVFSLIGPKRYDAPWKDIEQQGWIAPAECTEVRVTLTDAERMSYATAEAEERYRMAATARTKLPVVRALVERHPDEQVLVIGGYIDQLHQLGEYLDAPIVQGSTTNKERERLFDAFRSGEVKTLVISKVGNFSIDLPEAAVAIQVSGTFGSRQEEAQRLGRVLRPKSDGRQAHFYTVVSRDTIDTEYAAHRQRFLAEQGYAYTIVDADDVLGPKLPTID
- a CDS encoding L,D-transpeptidase family protein; the protein is MKRVRFAVRAVCLAAVVLVGVGACARDPQAGGTGAAAPAPVGVTEEASGASAPPTPEQPAASPSATPSRTTTPKPSRTTPKPATPKPSKPAGCPEGEQQKAVETYLSRLGGFGTLSVDGKQSAADCAAIKKFQIRYGISPATGRAGPTTYDVAKRLANTDTGRCNAGSRTTFCVDLTHQTVWAMRGGKVVMGPTVTRTGMAGYATPTGTYSVGGKNMREWSNPYEVWLPYWQRFNGGIGFHETTTYLHNGSIGSHGCVNLLHRDAVRLWELGSVGTRVVVFGHRPGT